The region tttgtatttattatttagtCTTTTCTTTTGCTtatgtttgtttctttattttgcaCTTATGTTTTCTTCCAGAATATTAGTTTAACAAGGTCTATTTAATGACTTTTAGATTTATGTTTGTGTTTATATTCAAATttctttcaatatttaactgtAGTTGGAAGTACTGGCTGCACTAAGGACCTTGATAGCGAAGCCAAAGAGGTTGCACAAACTTTTGCTTGAAAATGTTATTGCTTTTTTATTTGCAATATCATTAACTTGCATCCTAATTATGATGGTGGGAATAAACAAGTTAGGTTGAGAATTTCAAAACCAAACTATAATTTAGTTAGCAATTTAATTATTCGGATTTTTTTGTCTTTCTGTTTTGAACTAACACTACCAATTTAATTCTAGAacttctatttttttctcttgCATAATTTCCCAAGTAAATGATTAGATTCTATTGAGGGGTTTTTATTGGTTTCGTGGCACCCACGATTTTAATTTATTGAGTCATACCAAATACCTGATAGTACTTCATGTTTATGATTTTCTCCATTTGATTTCTATAGCTGATTTTTCTGtttgatgatatatatatatatatatatatttttttttttggaataaaACGTCCAAAGATTTATTGCTTTCTTGTGCTCAAATAATCTCATCATAATTGATACCATTATTAGTAAAATATCAAATAATACAACATGTGTATGCATTAAGAAAATGAGCACACTAAAATAGAATGGAATTATGCAGAAATTGTTGATTATGGTGTTGTTATTATTCTTGCTGCATCTGTTCAACTTGCCATGCCCAAACAATGTCTTTCAAAGCAGGTCTTATATCCTTTTTCATTATTGTTTTGTATTCCAATGTATCACCACTGGACTTGCTTACCTCAACCAGGTGAAAGGAGGGTGTGAATTCATATATCTCAGCTTGAATTGAAATTGGTCCTTTTCTGCCTTTGATTCCTCCATTTTCAGGGACCCCCTGTCCTTTTCTGTTTGATGATATTTGAAAGAAAATGGTGATTTGGTTGCTGTTAAAGTGCAAAGGCCCTTTGTTCTTGAGTCTGTAACAGTTGATTTGTTCGTCATACAAAATTTGGGACTGGTTCTTCGCAAGTTTCCCCAAGTAGTTTTCTCATGTAATGGATTTAGTATTAATCTGCTCCTTCAAATACTTGCTTTCAAAGGGGTGAACGTAGTGTTAATAAAAGATTTTTTCCTCTCAATCTCCATTCTTTCTGTTAATTCATTTCAGATCTCTGTAGATGTTGTTGGACTGGTTGATGAATGGGCAGCCCGTTTCTTTAAGGAGCTAGATTATGTTAATGAGGGTGAAAATGAAACGTGTTTTGCTGAAATGATGAAAAAGGACCTTCCACAGGTGACTTTGATAACCTTTGCTTTTTTGTACGTGAATTCTTGTTTATTCTGAAGCTGTAAGTTTTGTTTGATGCTATGATTATCAAACTACATTTCACCAGGAGCTAACTTCTAGCGTGCTAAACAAATGTTTAGTTATGTGAAAGTTTAATTTTCTGAAAAATAGGCGCTGCTAATAATTTGATGAATAAGACTTGTTTACTAATGATAGccttttatattatttattcttaaaagAAATGTAGAATGTTTTCGTACTTTATATTTATCTATTTAAAAGTCAATGATAACAGAGAATTGTTGTAAAAACaattctttctttccttttcctccATACTATTCTGTAAGCCCCtcttagtttttatttaattCCATTAAAGGGAATTCAATAAATTGCTACTGTATTGAATAAATCAAACAAAATTTTTTAAGAGTACATAAGATAATttgaaagatttttttttaaacttctTACCATAACAAACGCAAGGCACAttactttcatgttttttttGGCTTCAGTAAACTGAATAAATCTTTTGAatgcaagaaaacaacatatacACACAAATGCATTGATCTTAAAGTGCAGTTGGTATCTTGTAGAGTAGTTAACTAAAAAGTAGTTGAACATTAGACAATGAGTTCTTTCATTTCATAGTCATACAATTATTTGGCTCCCTGAGTACAAGCCCATGTGGTATAAGTTCACCATCCAACTATTCTGTTACTTGGAAATTTTGAGTCTATAATTTATTGTTGCTCCATGAATGGAATCTAATAACTAAGTTTATATGGCTTATGTCTGAAGGAAGTAAAAGGGGATTTTCAATACATTAAGGATatacatacataaatatatatatatatatatatatatgtatatatgtttgagTTTTCAATAACAACAACTAGTATTCTTTGTGCTTATCCTAATTCCTTTGTTTTTTTTGgacccttttctttttcttcttcttttctttttttttctccaACGTACACTATACACACATGCTTTTACTTTTCTATTGAATTTTTCATGATGGCAAGTCTAGAAGAGACATAAAACATTCATTACTTGACAAAGATTGTCAATGCAAATTTGATAGGGAATACAAAAAAGAGCCAATTAACTCACTCTTTTAGAGGTGAGAGGTAGGGAAAACAGAGAGATACCTACCACACCTACAAAAAGGAGAATATTCAATAAGATTATGCAATATTCTTCTTGATAGGGGATGATGGCCCACCTATATATATTGCTTGATCTGTCAAAATCTTATTCCCCTAATATCCAAAGTCTTGAAGAAAATGATGGTCAAACTTTTTGTATTTCATATATTCTTCTTTTCGCTAATTAATTAAATGTTTGGATTATTGTTTCTTTGCTAATTTAATCATCACTTGGCCTCACCACCATGCATGATGTTATGgcaatttaattatttaggaCTTGCTAGGCTCATCATTCCTGATGCTATTCCAATAAATTTCTGACCATTAGTGAATAATAATCAACCAAAGAAGATTTTTCTGCTTACAAAGTTGTTTGCATGTGATTGTGTTTAGtacattatttttcttctttttgtcaCTGCAGACAAATTAATCACTGAAACATATAAGTGTAATTAAGTAACATTCTGAGTGCATAATCAATTGCTGATTTTATGTCTATTACTATTCAGCTTTTTCATgtagctctttcttcttcttttttattattattattcatctcTATCTACCCTCAATTAACTAGCTTGCTTAGTGTAAGTGGAATAATGATGAAGCTAATATAACTTGTGGCTTACATTTATTCATCTTTCTAGTATTGCATATAAACACAAACCATTATTATTAACATACGAGCAACTTTTTGCATGTCttgaatatataatataattagacACACACGCACAAAAAATATGTCTAAATAAAAAAAGCCCTTAAAGAGTTCATTAGACAAATAATAGTTGTTGATACAAGTGTGACTTGTAAAAGAATATACAAGTATGTAAGCATATATTTGTTGTGTtgattttaacctttttaaaagagCATGTCAACATCTGACCTTTCtctttttttataatgttgattaaaatgaataggttaatattttgatcggtcttaaagcattggattggaAGCTAATTGCATGAGGTGTGTTGTATttgatttagttttaaaaaatttcaatattttacaattttgaatgataactgtatgactttagtggagtttgaatatcttagatattcatccatagtgaagtaggttatgagaattatgtgtgctgcggtgataatgaaaggttgaaaacttgcatgtcttagtgaagtaggttctgagaattttgtgtgccgcggtgatatatggatgaaaacatgtgtgttgtttgatttgtttgacatgttggtgttgattgtgacagatggctaggctagtaaattagggaatATGTTGTTTGATTTTGTTAATTGAATCCCTCATCCttatttttatcctttgattTTTGCTAACCCAAATCTGAGTTGCTTTTAGAGGTTTATTGTTTCTGTCCAAGGGTATAATGTAAAACAGTCGTGGAATATTAGTTTTTGCAAATATAAATTTAGTGAAGTCTTATCTTGTCAATACTCTGCTTTTTAAGAGTCGTTTTGGAGTGTAGTTCATAAATTGTTTAATTGTTTGTCTTATTGATATTGCATTTCACTTACttttatttctgtaattattatAGTCTTAGGTATTTTATTTAATCTGGCCTTGCTTTTATTTGTTAATAGGTAAATGTATATAGGTCTTTTGTTCATTTTGGCTTGAGGTGGTTTTGATGTCAtagttattttaaaaataatagtgGTATCgatgtctaaaataaaaaataaaaaagaagcaGCAAATTCCTACTTTCTTTCTCTATATGTATAAGTTTCTATTTATTATTAACTTGCTTTATCTATGGTTATTGTAAAAGATTCCCAAATGAGCCTGTTCTGATATGAGTCACCTCCTCTGTGTCTACTTGGTCTGATCATCTTGAGCCTCAAAGTACTACTATTACTGATCAAACCCCAAAACTGATCAATTTGAAACAACTTTTCCACCCTTTATTTCGTTTCCAtttttttaccttttttttttcccttcttcttaagataatgtgaatatatatatatatatatgaaatgatTTTATAACATAATTAAGACCCAAAGAGGGGCTACTACCTAAAAAGAAACCGTTACAAGTAGTGGAATCTCATATCGCTAGTATAGCCAAAAGGCTTACACTCAATGGATTTTAGGAAAAAGAAAAATTTGATGAGGTGTAATTAAGACAGGAAGATAAACTAAAGGAATATAACAAACAACAAAGCAAAATTATCTTATATTCCattataagtacacttttaactAGCTTATGTCTTGCATAGAAACACTGTCATGTTGGAATATACATATCAATATGTATGTCATACATTATTCTCTGCCtttattttttgattttttaattaattcatagCTTGCTTacctaattatattttataatatttgattgGGATTAATTAGTAGCTTAGCTAATCTCTGCCTCTTTTTTGGGCATTGAAAGATTTTTCTTATGGGACTGAGATTTTTGTTGTGGATTTTTTTAAGTGGCagtctttcttttttttccttggAAACATTGACCTAACTGATTAATTGCTTTTAATCCTTTTAAGTCAAATATTTGTAGCATTgtctgtttttttattttttactaattTGCTATTTTCGTTTTTTATTTTGGAATGCTAGTACTGGATCTAATTTTCACTGTTGCTTTTGTCTTTTCTTGTGTAGGTGtataaaaatttcttaaaatgATATATATTGGTTTGCTAAAGTTACCTGAATGGAGTAACTGAATGAGATATGATTGGTCATTCCCTGAATAGTTATTTATGTTGGTGATGGTCATTCATTTTATGGTTTTGCTTATTGGTTTTATTGAAGATACGAGACTATTCTAAGTATGAAGTTGCTCTTGCTTTTTCTTGGTCTACTCTCCCTAATAAATCAGTTTTGTGGAACGTCTTTGCCACTTTTAGTGGCCAGTTCAGACATTATACTTGTAAGCATGACTTCCATTTCTGACATTTTGTAATTGATTGATTGTTTATAAGCTAGTCTTTGAcaagtttaatgtttttaatgattaaaggacttttttttcttggcaatgtgcaggtatattgagatgtcTTTCTTTGGAGCAATGCTGCACAAAGTTTGTGGTTGAAGTTTTTAGAATCAAAGAATGTATTTTACCAACTTTGTATACATTTCCTAAATTGTACTGGtcctcaaaaatatatttgtataatTTTAAGGGTgttttaagtatattaaatgaagcgggtttgaattaaagcaataaaaaataattataatatacagtgttatataataataattcaatcttatccaaatattagaataatacaaaaaaaatgttattgtatcttttacaataacgttggtttataagcataaattATGCTATGCAAACTATTTTATATAATGCAGaaaatgtgttattataaagtttatcataacactactttataagtacaaaaaattgttatataatatatttataaataccaTAATGaaatatttatctaattattaaaataacacaacaaaagtgttatcgtaggctatatCATAACACGTCTATAattatggaaaagtgttatgcaaagtgcttcCACCTATTATAACACtgttttccttaacacatcaaaaagtgttatgttatatatttgataatacttttttggtCTTATTGAAGgcagtttttcttgtagtggcctcgagtcacagattacaaatatatccacataataatgtggtctcaacaatttatcacaattatttacatttatgccctcaacgggcaaaaattacgaatatgcccttctaacctaatcagggcctacatgcatactcatacgcatagtcatgcatcacagatattcaaataatcatataacatgtttttaatcattaaatcacgtataatccagttatgccctcccggcacactaatcaaggcctttaagccttattagtgaatttgggttgttacaactatccccttctaatgagaatttcgtcctcgaaatttacctgaataattcgagatattgatcccgcatcgttgactcaagctcccaggttgcctcctcgaccctactattcctccacaacactttaacaagaggaatcgtcttattctgtagtactttgtccttccgatccaagatctggaccggttgctcctcataggctAGGTCaatctgcaattccaagtcttcatacctcaacacatgtgtcgcatccgagacgtacttccagagcatagaaacatggaatacgtcatggactcctgatagtgatggtggcaaggctaacctgtaagccacctaactgatcctttctaggatctcaaaaggtccgatgaacctaggcgtagcttgcccttctttctgaacctcctcacccctcgcaatggtgaaactcagagaaatacgtggtccccaacctggaactccacgtccctacgcttgggatcagtgtagcttttctgtctgctctgtgaggcgagcatcctagctcagatGTTCTCTATAGCTTAATTTGTCCtatgaaccatatctggccccaactacttcctctcacccatctcatcccaatgaatgggtgatctacacttccttccatataacatctcgtagggagccactccaatcgttgattggtaactattgttatatgaaaattcaatcaacaggagatacttactccatgattcctcaaagtcgatcacacacgctctgagcatatcctccaacacctgaatcatcctctcagactgtccatcagtctgaggatgaaaggctgtgctgaacttcaactgagttcccatagccttctgcaaactatcccaaaacttggaggtaaagataggatcccggtctgacactatagacttaggaaccccatggagacgtacgatctccctcacatacaactctgtatACTAATCCACAATAtttgtcgacctcactggaagaaaatgggctaacTTAGTGTatatgtccactatcacccatgaagccctacagttctgggtaaacctccaacaaaatccatcgtaatatcctcccatttccacttgggaacactcaaaggctgaagcaaccctgctggtcgttgatgctcagctttcacctactgacaggttaaacatctggctacgtactccaccacattcttcttcatcccgggccaccaatatagcatccgtagatcctggtacatcttcgtggtacccagatgaagtgagtacggcgtcgtgtgagactcatccaatatctctcgtctgatcccctcatcattcggaacacaaatccgtccctaataccgaagcaaaccaaccttagaaatagaatagtccctagctactcccgctaagacattctctctaacctcctgtaactgagcgtctaccaattgcccttctttaatccgctctagcagggtcgactacagagtaatattggccaactggcccaccaccaattatATCCCCGCTGTGACCATATCATCAGCTAACCCTCtcaagatctgggtggaactatataactaacctgggcctctccggctcaatgcatctgccactatattggctttccctggatggtaaagaatatcacagttgtagtctttcaccaactttagccaacgtctttgtctcatgttcaagtccttctgtgtaaagaaatacttcagactcttgtggtcggtgtatatctcgcacttctccccatacagataatgtcgccaaacctttagtgcgaataccaccgctgctagctccaaatcatgggtaggataccgtttctcatactccttcagctgtcgtgatgtataagctatgaccttttcattctgcatcaacacacagcctaaacccaacctcgacgcatcgcagtagacaacaaacttcccttcccccgaaggaagactcaacacgggcGCTATCTTCAGCTCTTGGAAATTGTTCTTACATTTGTCTGAacaaataaacttcaaattcttccgtgtaaattctatcatcggtgccgctatcttcgagaagccttccacaaaccatctgtagtaacccactagaccaagaaaactccgcacttcttaggcattccttggcctcgaccaatccctaactgcctccaccttggatggatccaccttaatcccatctgcacccacaatgtgtccaaggaatgtcacttttggtaaccaaaattcacatttcttaaacttggcgtacaactgatgctccctcaatctctgcagaACCTGTCGAACATGaaactcatgctctgcctctgagctggagtacactaagatgtcatcgatgaagacaataacaagctgatccagaaagtccttgaacaccctgttcattaatccataaaggctgctggggcattggtcaaaccaaacaacatgacc is a window of Humulus lupulus chromosome 4, drHumLupu1.1, whole genome shotgun sequence DNA encoding:
- the LOC133830850 gene encoding uncharacterized protein LOC133830850 isoform X1 is translated as MGRDFCEISVDVVGLVDEWAARFFKELDYVNEGENETCFAEMMKKDLPQIRDYSKYEVALAFSWSTLPNKSVLWNVFATFSGQFRHYTCILRCLSLEQCCTKFVVEVFRIKECILPTLYTFPKLYWSSKIYLYNFKGVLSILNEAGLN